A stretch of Acaryochloris thomasi RCC1774 DNA encodes these proteins:
- a CDS encoding EAL domain-containing protein, translated as MLRQLTCSKTLLLLREAFTSLLPIVLIMNIVVLLSGLTGILESWGIIRASALNGAEVSRLYYFLIPLFLNLALSMLLAKTKSLDPIGTMLIAMVCFFRLSGFLSINSSAQITSYNSSILTSIPATFLAAGILAFFTRLPYLKLVKQQTDLNPQLKKTLNLLIPGLLTVLCFELLGQCLQLIAETGLITLIAQSLPKFQQISQVQELVLYKTVSLLTWFIGLHGEHSADGLFRLLKNTPAGDASGLGLKTFHDVFMNIGGSGCTFVVPFLILLTQKPTQFKSIAQLSLPFSLFNVNEILLFGLPIILNPFFLIPFFLAPFVNMVVALVAMTSGAFTIDPIEISWMSPPLYSAYIATNGSKWAVFTNFVCLLLDGCIYYPFLVLAEHQFKTPLYLSNLFEDDAYGFINEEIDLREERLFVSKQMGKLKSMTSARRVLKQLKGRQLLLYFQPKVEARSGQLMGIEALIRSRDAMGRTLPPNFLPVLYQQGISKVIDQKVVDLIFEQVQQWRAEGLSIPPISINFDKDFLLDQLAVRTFIALAKEYDIYFYLEITEHTYTVEVAALASVVRQLRAAGHRISIDDFGAGYSSLTNLVSLEADEIKLDRKLVVPPKKESVRGQVLLESSVRLCHDLGFSVVAEGVENLSQLQLVRDCGVDVVQGNYTGRPMPADQISLLFTHIDHCQEESSFL; from the coding sequence ATGCTGCGTCAGCTTACCTGCTCCAAGACTTTGCTACTTCTCAGAGAAGCATTTACGTCTCTTTTACCCATTGTCTTAATCATGAATATTGTGGTCTTGCTTTCGGGCTTGACCGGCATCTTAGAATCTTGGGGAATAATTAGGGCCTCCGCACTCAACGGCGCAGAAGTGAGTCGGCTTTATTACTTCCTTATTCCTTTATTTCTAAACTTAGCCCTCAGCATGCTGTTGGCAAAGACAAAAAGCCTTGATCCAATCGGCACAATGCTGATTGCCATGGTCTGCTTCTTTCGGCTATCTGGCTTTCTATCTATCAATTCATCGGCTCAAATCACTTCCTACAACAGCTCAATTTTGACCAGTATTCCAGCCACCTTTTTGGCCGCAGGAATTCTCGCCTTCTTTACCCGCCTGCCTTACCTCAAGCTCGTCAAGCAGCAAACTGACCTTAATCCTCAACTCAAAAAAACGCTCAACCTCCTCATTCCTGGCTTGCTGACGGTCCTTTGTTTTGAGCTATTGGGGCAATGCCTGCAGCTGATAGCAGAGACTGGATTGATCACACTCATCGCTCAATCTCTACCAAAATTTCAGCAAATCAGCCAAGTTCAGGAACTCGTCCTGTACAAAACAGTTTCATTGCTGACGTGGTTCATTGGCCTCCACGGTGAGCACAGTGCTGATGGACTCTTTCGTCTCTTAAAAAATACGCCAGCCGGTGATGCCAGCGGTCTGGGCCTGAAAACCTTCCATGATGTGTTTATGAACATTGGTGGGTCGGGATGCACCTTCGTGGTTCCTTTTTTAATTTTGCTCACTCAGAAGCCCACCCAGTTCAAATCCATTGCCCAGCTTAGTTTGCCGTTCTCGCTGTTCAACGTTAATGAAATTTTGCTGTTTGGACTGCCGATTATTCTGAATCCATTTTTTCTCATTCCATTTTTCTTAGCCCCATTTGTGAACATGGTGGTGGCCTTAGTCGCTATGACCAGTGGAGCCTTCACCATTGACCCTATCGAAATTTCTTGGATGTCTCCTCCCCTTTACAGCGCTTACATCGCCACTAATGGGTCAAAATGGGCCGTCTTCACAAATTTTGTCTGCTTGCTCTTAGATGGCTGTATTTACTACCCTTTTCTTGTACTGGCAGAACATCAATTTAAAACCCCCCTATATCTCTCTAACCTCTTTGAAGATGATGCCTATGGGTTTATCAATGAAGAGATCGATCTGCGCGAGGAGCGCCTATTCGTCAGCAAACAGATGGGTAAGCTCAAGAGCATGACATCAGCGCGCCGGGTTCTAAAGCAGTTGAAAGGTCGTCAATTGCTGCTCTATTTTCAACCCAAGGTCGAAGCCCGATCGGGGCAACTCATGGGCATAGAAGCATTAATCCGCTCTCGGGATGCGATGGGAAGAACGCTGCCGCCAAATTTTTTGCCTGTGCTCTATCAGCAAGGGATCTCTAAAGTTATTGACCAAAAGGTGGTCGATCTCATCTTTGAGCAGGTCCAGCAATGGCGAGCCGAGGGCTTATCCATTCCTCCGATTAGCATTAATTTCGATAAGGACTTTTTATTGGATCAGCTAGCGGTCCGTACATTTATTGCCCTGGCGAAAGAATATGATATTTATTTTTATCTTGAAATCACAGAACATACTTACACGGTAGAGGTCGCAGCTTTAGCTTCTGTTGTGCGCCAATTGAGGGCTGCAGGACACCGGATTTCTATTGATGATTTTGGCGCAGGCTACTCTTCATTAACGAATCTAGTGTCCTTAGAGGCAGACGAAATCAAGCTAGATCGCAAGCTGGTGGTCCCCCCTAAAAAGGAAAGTGTGCGAGGGCAGGTTTTACTAGAATCCAGCGTGCGACTCTGCCATGACCTCGGGTTTTCGGTGGTAGCTGAGGGCGTCGAGAATCTATCTCAGCTTCAGCTTGTCAGAGATTGTGGTGTCGATGTAGTGCAGGGGAATTACACCGGTAGGCCAATGCCTGCTGATCAGATCAGTCTCTTGTTTACCCATATTGATCATTGCCAAGAAGAATCCTCTTTTCTTTAA
- a CDS encoding phosphate ABC transporter ATP-binding protein, which produces MLLQSRQSRPHKPQVKSRQFQLTSDCDSPPSLDVKQLALRYRETRVLEDVNLSIPAGKITALIGPSGCGKTSFLNCLNRLIDLTPQTRMSGQIQLEGRDIQQFPVIELRRQVGMLFQKPNPFPLSIYRNIEFPLREHGVCDRNEIDTIIETALKDVGLWHEVKDRLKSPALALSGGQQQRLCLARALALKPCVILMDEPCSALDPISSEIVEDLICQLKGDYTVVVVTHNLAQARRVADQVALFWVNEGVGQVIESGPTQQVFSEPQHSLTKAYVSGRRG; this is translated from the coding sequence ATGCTGCTCCAGTCTCGCCAATCTCGGCCCCACAAACCTCAGGTAAAATCTCGTCAATTTCAGTTGACGTCTGATTGTGACTCACCGCCGAGCCTGGACGTGAAGCAGTTAGCCCTGCGCTACAGGGAAACGCGCGTGCTCGAAGATGTCAATCTCTCAATACCAGCGGGAAAAATTACGGCTCTGATCGGTCCCTCTGGCTGCGGAAAGACGAGCTTTTTAAACTGCTTAAATCGACTGATTGATTTGACACCCCAGACTCGAATGTCAGGGCAGATTCAGTTAGAGGGACGTGATATTCAGCAGTTCCCGGTGATTGAGCTGCGGCGTCAGGTGGGGATGCTGTTTCAAAAGCCCAATCCCTTTCCGCTCTCGATTTATCGCAATATTGAGTTTCCGCTGCGGGAACATGGGGTTTGCGATCGCAACGAGATCGACACCATCATTGAAACGGCCTTGAAAGATGTGGGGCTATGGCACGAAGTTAAAGATCGCCTTAAGTCACCTGCACTCGCCCTCTCCGGGGGGCAGCAGCAGCGGCTTTGTTTAGCAAGAGCCTTAGCGCTGAAGCCCTGCGTAATTCTAATGGATGAACCCTGTAGTGCCCTGGACCCGATCTCCAGCGAAATTGTTGAAGACCTCATCTGTCAGCTTAAAGGTGACTATACGGTGGTTGTCGTGACCCATAACCTAGCTCAGGCCCGGCGCGTCGCCGATCAGGTTGCGCTTTTTTGGGTGAATGAAGGCGTCGGACAGGTGATTGAATCTGGCCCCACCCAACAGGTTTTTTCTGAACCCCAGCATTCTCTAACGAAGGCCTATGTCAGCGGTCGTCGGGGATAA
- the pstA gene encoding phosphate ABC transporter permease PstA, with product MTIRRRHASESLMAAVVWSTAVFVTLILLWLIGDLVWQGGGQVNWAFLTTTPEKAGVEGGIFPILVSTGLILMVCMAVATPLGLGTAILLTEFSGQAGPLGRAVRLSLDILAGVPSIVFGLFGNALFSKRLGLGFSILSGGLTLACMVLPILIRSVQEGLQAVPQDYRRSAAALGLSRTATLGTLIVPAAMPGIVVGLLLGTGRAIAETAALIFTSGYVDRMPSSLLDSGRSLSIHIYDLATNIAGGEPHAYATALVLMGTLILINAGVSWLAYRFRQSRLQVT from the coding sequence ATGACGATCCGCCGCCGTCATGCCTCAGAGTCACTGATGGCCGCTGTCGTTTGGAGTACGGCCGTCTTTGTCACGCTGATTTTGCTGTGGTTGATCGGTGATTTGGTATGGCAGGGGGGTGGGCAGGTCAACTGGGCCTTTTTGACGACGACGCCAGAGAAAGCTGGCGTTGAGGGAGGCATTTTTCCCATTCTGGTTTCTACAGGGTTGATCCTGATGGTCTGTATGGCTGTTGCGACGCCTTTGGGGTTAGGAACCGCAATTCTGCTGACTGAGTTTAGTGGGCAAGCAGGGCCGCTGGGTCGAGCCGTCCGCCTCAGCCTTGATATTCTTGCGGGTGTGCCCTCCATTGTGTTTGGTCTCTTCGGTAATGCCCTCTTTTCCAAGCGGCTGGGGCTAGGTTTTTCCATCCTGTCAGGGGGACTCACCCTCGCCTGCATGGTTCTGCCGATTTTGATTCGCTCGGTTCAAGAAGGGCTGCAGGCCGTTCCGCAGGACTATCGACGCTCGGCTGCGGCCTTAGGTCTATCGCGGACGGCGACACTGGGAACATTGATTGTGCCTGCCGCGATGCCGGGAATCGTGGTCGGCCTGCTGTTGGGGACTGGACGTGCGATCGCAGAAACAGCGGCTCTCATTTTCACCAGCGGCTACGTGGACCGAATGCCCAGCTCTCTTTTAGACTCAGGTCGTTCGCTTTCTATACATATATACGACCTTGCCACCAATATTGCCGGGGGCGAACCCCACGCCTATGCCACCGCCCTTGTCTTGATGGGGACTCTGATTTTGATCAACGCCGGGGTCTCGTGGCTTGCCTATCGTTTTCGTCAGTCTAGACTTCAGGTGACTTAA
- the pstC gene encoding phosphate ABC transporter permease subunit PstC, whose product MSLYRSDRNLLVILRILSALSGAVLILIVGFLLLEALPILNQIGWWRFFSDPGWYPTSQQFNLTPMVVGTLLVTLGAVVLATPLGVLSAIFCQYYAPKAVATVYRRLIELLAGIPSVVYGFWGLVVLVPMIGRLHPPGPSLLAGMLILAVMILPTVMLVTDSSLAAIPPHYWKGSQALGLGTWATVQGVCLPAARSGLITGVMLATARALGETLAVLMVCGNIVQVPQQVFDPVRTLTANIALEMAYALEQHRAALFVSGLVLMIGVTVLVLVSELLQPQS is encoded by the coding sequence TTGTCCCTTTATCGTAGCGATCGCAACCTCCTTGTCATCCTCCGGATTTTGTCAGCGCTCTCTGGTGCGGTTTTGATTCTAATTGTGGGCTTTCTGCTATTGGAAGCGCTCCCTATTCTTAATCAGATTGGTTGGTGGCGGTTTTTTAGCGATCCTGGCTGGTATCCGACCTCGCAGCAGTTCAACTTGACGCCAATGGTGGTTGGAACCTTGCTAGTGACCTTGGGGGCCGTGGTTTTAGCGACGCCCCTGGGTGTTCTGTCCGCTATTTTTTGTCAGTACTACGCGCCTAAAGCTGTCGCAACGGTCTACCGTCGCTTGATTGAGCTGCTGGCTGGTATTCCCTCTGTGGTCTATGGATTTTGGGGGCTAGTTGTTCTGGTGCCTATGATTGGGCGGCTGCATCCTCCGGGGCCGAGCCTACTGGCTGGCATGTTGATTCTCGCCGTCATGATTTTGCCGACGGTGATGTTGGTGACCGATTCTAGTCTGGCCGCAATTCCACCCCACTATTGGAAAGGATCACAGGCTCTAGGCTTAGGAACCTGGGCGACGGTGCAGGGCGTCTGTTTACCTGCGGCTCGCTCGGGACTGATTACCGGTGTGATGCTGGCGACAGCCCGCGCTCTGGGCGAAACCCTGGCGGTTTTGATGGTGTGCGGCAACATTGTGCAGGTGCCCCAGCAGGTCTTTGATCCGGTGCGGACCTTGACCGCCAATATTGCTTTAGAGATGGCCTATGCTCTGGAACAGCATCGAGCAGCTCTCTTTGTGAGCGGCTTAGTGCTGATGATCGGCGTCACAGTTTTGGTGCTGGTCAGTGAACTCCTGCAGCCGCAGTCATGA
- a CDS encoding phosphate ABC transporter substrate-binding protein has product MNRGTFLRLMPLGFALALGLQACNSTSASNASSKLVLTGSSTVAPLTAEIAKRYEQENPSARVDVQSGGSSRGIADVRQKVADIGMVSRSLNDQETDLKAFPIAKDGIAIIVHKDNPIGQLTEEQVIGIYTDKINNWSQIGGQDAPITVVNKAEGRSTLELFLKHFKLESPNIKADVVIGDNEQGIKTVAGNPNSVGYVSVGTAASQVQTGGTIKLLPLNGVVASLETVEDGTFPLSRSLTLITSGSPTPAQQKFLDFAQSQQVHDIVQEQYFVPLS; this is encoded by the coding sequence ATGAACAGAGGAACCTTTCTACGGCTAATGCCGCTGGGATTTGCTCTGGCATTGGGTCTTCAAGCTTGTAACTCAACAAGTGCGTCCAATGCTTCCAGCAAGCTCGTGCTGACGGGATCGAGTACGGTGGCACCACTGACGGCAGAAATCGCCAAGCGCTACGAACAAGAAAATCCGAGTGCCCGAGTCGACGTGCAGTCGGGCGGTTCTTCGCGGGGAATTGCGGATGTCCGGCAAAAGGTGGCTGATATTGGCATGGTGTCGCGCTCACTCAATGATCAAGAGACCGACCTGAAGGCCTTCCCCATTGCTAAAGACGGGATTGCCATAATTGTGCATAAGGATAATCCTATCGGTCAGCTGACTGAAGAGCAGGTCATCGGTATCTACACCGACAAGATCAATAACTGGAGTCAGATTGGCGGCCAAGACGCTCCGATTACGGTGGTCAACAAAGCAGAAGGACGTTCTACTCTAGAGTTGTTCCTCAAGCACTTTAAGCTGGAATCGCCGAACATCAAGGCTGATGTCGTGATTGGCGACAACGAGCAGGGGATCAAAACGGTGGCGGGAAACCCCAATTCTGTGGGTTACGTCTCTGTGGGGACGGCTGCTTCTCAAGTGCAAACCGGCGGAACAATTAAGCTGCTGCCTCTAAATGGCGTTGTTGCTTCATTGGAAACGGTGGAAGACGGAACGTTCCCGTTGTCGAGATCGCTGACTCTGATCACGAGCGGATCCCCAACCCCAGCTCAGCAGAAGTTTCTAGACTTTGCTCAATCTCAACAGGTTCACGATATTGTCCAGGAGCAATATTTTGTCCCTTTATCGTAG
- a CDS encoding ArsR/SmtB family transcription factor, with product MADNSQSCVIKLKILADSSRLSIIRLLMDGPQHVYEINRVLGLEQSLLSHHLKVLREAGFVQSVRDGKAMLYSLVPEILSTRQQGLDLGCCELSFTTSST from the coding sequence GTGGCCGACAACTCGCAGAGCTGTGTGATTAAGTTAAAAATCTTAGCTGACTCCAGCCGATTATCGATTATCAGGCTCCTGATGGATGGTCCTCAGCATGTTTATGAGATCAATCGGGTCTTAGGTCTAGAGCAGAGCCTGCTTTCTCATCATCTCAAAGTGTTGAGAGAGGCTGGGTTTGTGCAGTCGGTGCGAGACGGCAAAGCAATGTTGTACTCGCTGGTGCCTGAAATCCTCAGCACTAGGCAGCAAGGGCTAGATCTGGGCTGCTGTGAATTGTCCTTTACTACATCTTCGACTTAA
- a CDS encoding diacylglycerol/polyprenol kinase family protein translates to MDWLIAPLQFYLQLALAGAWVVGVFGLAEYLKHQGKTDPEVNRKVVHIGVGNVVLLAWWFQFPTWIGLTASVFFSLVMLLSYRYPILSSTSGTGRKSLGTFFYAVSIGLLVGWFWPLALPQYAAIGILIMTWGDGLAAIVGQRWGRHPYQLWGMNKSWEGSLTMAGVSGAIVVLILLFTQGNSWQIWVSALLVAVAATALESISKFGVDNLSVPLGSAALCFLCNELWL, encoded by the coding sequence ATGGATTGGCTTATTGCTCCACTTCAGTTTTATCTTCAGCTCGCACTGGCGGGGGCCTGGGTTGTAGGTGTTTTTGGACTTGCAGAATACCTGAAGCATCAGGGTAAAACGGACCCAGAAGTGAATCGTAAAGTTGTCCACATTGGCGTCGGCAACGTTGTTTTACTGGCTTGGTGGTTCCAGTTTCCGACCTGGATTGGGCTAACAGCTTCTGTCTTTTTCAGCCTTGTGATGCTGCTATCTTACCGATATCCAATTTTGTCTAGCACCAGCGGTACGGGACGTAAGAGCCTGGGTACATTTTTCTATGCCGTTAGTATCGGGTTATTGGTGGGCTGGTTTTGGCCCCTGGCCTTGCCCCAATATGCGGCCATCGGCATCTTAATCATGACTTGGGGAGATGGCCTTGCGGCCATTGTGGGTCAGCGATGGGGAAGGCATCCGTATCAGCTTTGGGGCATGAATAAGAGCTGGGAAGGTTCGTTGACGATGGCGGGCGTGAGTGGTGCCATTGTGGTCTTGATTTTGCTTTTTACCCAGGGTAATAGCTGGCAGATATGGGTTAGTGCACTTCTGGTCGCAGTTGCCGCTACCGCCCTAGAATCAATTTCGAAATTTGGTGTCGATAACCTGAGTGTTCCCCTGGGCAGTGCAGCGCTCTGCTTTCTGTGCAATGAGCTGTGGTTGTAA
- the argZ gene encoding bifunctional arginine dihydrolase/ornithine cyclodeaminase → MTDSVRILMCAPHHYDVDYVINPWMEGNIHRSSRDRAELQWDELHRVLKTYATVDLVEPQPGWPDMVFTANAGLVLDNTVVLSRFFHPERQGEEPYFQQWFTDQGYTVHTLPKSLPFEGAGDALLDRAGGWLWAGYGFRSELDSHPYLAQWLDVEVLSLRLVDRRFYHLDTCFCPLTDGYLLYYPPAFDTYSNHLIERRVPAEKRIAVEEVDAVTFACNAVNIDRVVVMNHVSDRLKQSLGDCGFTVVETPLTEFLKAGGAAKCLTLRTTEPRHASPQASTIQSRIVHLEGHLLDTGLVNRALDTIVAGGGSFQVLNFDLGEQRQDISTAEVKVSAPDTDVIADIMGQLVDLGAVSVTEEAVDAELEAVVQAGVAPDDFYVTAIYPTEVLIEGQWIRVQGQRMDGAIAITQTNSGIAARCKLLRDLQVGESVVVGSEGIRTKRTATTLKKGASEEFGFMGAGVSSERRVELVVEQIAWDLRRIRDQGGKVVVTAGPVVIHTGGSEHLNRLIREGYVHALLGGNAIAVHDIEQSMMGTSLGMDMKRGVSVHGGHRHHLKAINAIRRCGSIANAVEQGTLRSGVMYECVKHNVPFSLAGSIRDDGPLPDTKMDLLEAQADYARLIEGADLILMLSTMLHSIGVGNMTPAGVKMVCVDINPAVVTKLSDRGSIESIGVVTDVGLFLSLLVQQLTKLTGEYAQV, encoded by the coding sequence ATGACCGATTCAGTACGAATTTTGATGTGTGCCCCGCATCATTATGATGTCGATTACGTGATCAACCCTTGGATGGAGGGCAATATCCATCGTTCGTCGCGGGACCGTGCTGAACTGCAGTGGGATGAGCTGCATCGGGTCTTGAAAACCTACGCGACGGTTGATCTAGTGGAGCCTCAACCGGGGTGGCCAGATATGGTTTTTACCGCTAATGCAGGGCTGGTTCTAGACAACACCGTCGTGCTCAGTCGTTTTTTCCATCCTGAACGGCAGGGTGAAGAACCCTATTTCCAACAGTGGTTTACAGATCAGGGCTACACCGTGCATACGTTGCCCAAAAGCCTGCCCTTTGAAGGAGCCGGAGATGCGCTGCTCGATCGGGCCGGAGGCTGGCTATGGGCGGGCTACGGGTTTCGCTCTGAACTGGACTCCCACCCTTATTTGGCCCAGTGGTTAGATGTAGAAGTGCTGTCCCTGCGGTTAGTCGACCGGCGCTTCTACCACCTAGATACCTGCTTTTGTCCGCTTACGGACGGGTATCTGCTCTACTATCCGCCAGCTTTTGACACCTACTCCAATCACTTGATTGAGCGGCGTGTCCCGGCTGAGAAGCGAATTGCGGTTGAGGAGGTAGATGCCGTTACCTTTGCCTGTAACGCCGTAAATATTGATCGCGTGGTGGTGATGAACCACGTTAGCGATCGCCTCAAGCAAAGCCTCGGCGATTGTGGCTTTACCGTGGTTGAAACGCCCCTCACAGAATTTCTGAAGGCGGGTGGGGCTGCCAAATGTCTGACTCTAAGGACCACAGAGCCGCGCCACGCTTCGCCCCAGGCTTCCACGATTCAAAGTCGTATTGTTCATCTTGAAGGCCATTTACTCGATACGGGTCTAGTCAATCGAGCGCTGGATACGATTGTGGCGGGGGGCGGCAGTTTCCAGGTTCTAAATTTTGATCTGGGCGAACAGCGTCAGGATATTTCGACTGCAGAAGTCAAGGTTTCAGCCCCGGATACGGACGTCATTGCCGACATTATGGGGCAGTTAGTGGACCTCGGTGCGGTGAGCGTCACGGAAGAAGCGGTTGATGCTGAGCTAGAGGCCGTTGTTCAGGCGGGCGTTGCGCCGGATGATTTCTATGTGACGGCGATCTATCCCACCGAAGTCTTGATCGAGGGGCAATGGATCAGGGTTCAAGGTCAGCGGATGGATGGTGCGATCGCAATCACTCAAACTAACAGTGGTATCGCTGCCCGCTGCAAGCTACTGAGAGATTTACAGGTCGGCGAATCAGTTGTGGTCGGCAGTGAGGGCATTCGCACCAAGCGCACAGCGACAACGCTCAAAAAAGGCGCATCGGAAGAATTTGGCTTCATGGGCGCTGGCGTTTCCAGTGAGCGTCGCGTGGAATTAGTCGTCGAACAAATTGCCTGGGACTTGCGCCGGATTCGAGATCAGGGCGGCAAAGTCGTGGTGACGGCGGGGCCGGTGGTCATCCATACCGGCGGTAGTGAGCATCTCAACAGGCTGATTCGAGAGGGGTATGTTCATGCGCTTCTGGGGGGAAATGCGATCGCCGTTCACGACATCGAGCAATCCATGATGGGCACCTCCCTGGGGATGGATATGAAGCGGGGCGTCTCCGTTCATGGCGGGCACCGTCATCACCTCAAGGCGATTAACGCCATTCGTCGCTGCGGCAGTATTGCTAACGCGGTGGAGCAGGGCACCTTACGCAGCGGCGTGATGTACGAATGCGTCAAGCACAACGTTCCCTTCTCTCTGGCTGGGTCGATCCGAGATGATGGCCCCCTGCCGGATACCAAGATGGACTTACTGGAGGCTCAGGCCGACTATGCGCGCCTGATTGAAGGCGCAGACCTGATTTTGATGCTGTCAACGATGCTGCATTCTATTGGTGTGGGCAACATGACGCCTGCGGGCGTGAAGATGGTCTGTGTGGATATTAATCCAGCGGTGGTAACAAAGCTCAGCGATCGCGGTTCCATTGAGTCGATCGGCGTTGTCACCGATGTTGGCCTATTCCTCAGTCTTTTGGTACAGCAGCTGACTAAGCTGACCGGAGAGTACGCCCAAGTCTGA
- a CDS encoding DUF2283 domain-containing protein, whose protein sequence is MKVVYDPDKDILQIAFITTVIEETTQIAPGLVLDYDEDGTVVGVEIRKASTKVDNPYSIAYLVGEANVNKPQPSAKS, encoded by the coding sequence ATGAAAGTTGTTTACGACCCAGACAAAGATATTTTACAAATTGCCTTTATTACAACCGTCATTGAGGAAACGACGCAAATCGCACCAGGCTTGGTCTTAGACTATGACGAAGACGGTACCGTTGTGGGCGTAGAGATCAGAAAAGCTTCGACAAAGGTTGATAATCCATACTCCATTGCCTATCTGGTGGGCGAAGCGAACGTTAACAAACCTCAGCCCAGTGCAAAAAGTTAG
- a CDS encoding transglutaminase domain-containing protein, producing MSKPECMSPDASLQHSTVRPIGVYALTGLTTDGDRILAVDTVRGYLLSIDPLTNNTIILNPHQVSDWLDVTGLTLHQDTFWFAKDQEVFCCDSQGLLGDHRAPLEQRHFAHLPYPVAGVAVGPSAIYVSCQKSGYIHVFDPATGKPLDKFPQPGVGSETLTVADERLWVCDRDEQTVYCLDPATGAIQYSALTPFSSPTGIAFYTPKNQVPICYVVYTDEEPYIRDDPNAESPYQLTFRDRTFIHPLCLHHNPTEHYTLSNGYLVELSYVEELLSIEDVTLNNVEWRIALPSETQRQRIRHIEPIGHPFTIEEQNGQKVAVFKFDQIKPDQGGLLGWKATVEMYSLKYSLTPDDIDSNLTLAPELQAQYLVDDDDLAMDTFTIQAAAKEAAGTETNVLRKMLKIRNYVYDRLSYGIRPKIDTPDVALERGIGSCGEYVGVLLALARLNGIACRTIGRYKCPQHPEYRHLPLEPDFNHVWLEFYVPGIGWLPMESNVDDVIDRGPYPERFFMGLSWYHTELGKGIPFAKMKADNKPEGLSMGDLAINHIRFRILDELIPQPVGTDSGVESR from the coding sequence ATGTCGAAGCCTGAATGCATGTCTCCCGATGCTTCACTGCAGCATTCTACCGTTCGTCCCATCGGTGTATATGCCCTCACAGGACTGACGACGGATGGCGATCGCATCTTGGCCGTTGATACCGTTCGGGGCTACCTGCTCTCTATTGATCCACTCACGAATAACACCATTATCCTGAACCCTCATCAGGTTTCAGACTGGCTCGATGTCACGGGATTAACCCTGCACCAGGATACGTTCTGGTTTGCGAAGGATCAGGAGGTGTTTTGTTGCGATAGCCAAGGGCTGCTCGGAGACCATCGCGCGCCCCTAGAACAAAGGCATTTTGCTCACCTACCGTATCCTGTCGCCGGGGTGGCCGTGGGGCCGTCAGCGATCTATGTGAGCTGTCAAAAGTCTGGCTATATCCATGTTTTTGACCCCGCCACCGGCAAACCGTTAGATAAATTTCCTCAGCCCGGTGTGGGTTCTGAAACATTGACGGTGGCGGATGAACGGCTGTGGGTTTGCGATCGCGATGAGCAAACGGTTTATTGCCTCGATCCCGCCACTGGAGCCATTCAGTACAGCGCTCTAACCCCCTTCAGCTCCCCTACAGGAATCGCATTTTATACACCGAAGAATCAAGTGCCCATTTGCTATGTGGTGTACACCGATGAAGAACCCTATATACGGGATGATCCCAATGCCGAATCGCCCTATCAGCTGACCTTTCGCGATCGCACCTTTATCCATCCCCTGTGTCTCCACCACAACCCAACAGAACATTACACACTCTCCAATGGTTACTTGGTAGAGCTGTCCTACGTCGAAGAACTGCTCTCCATCGAAGACGTAACCCTCAATAACGTTGAGTGGCGCATTGCCCTACCTTCTGAGACACAGCGTCAGCGCATCCGCCATATCGAGCCAATCGGCCATCCGTTCACAATCGAAGAACAGAATGGGCAAAAGGTGGCCGTTTTCAAATTCGACCAGATCAAGCCCGATCAAGGCGGTCTTTTGGGCTGGAAAGCCACTGTTGAAATGTATAGCCTCAAGTATTCTCTAACCCCCGACGATATCGACTCGAATCTGACACTTGCTCCCGAGCTGCAAGCGCAATATTTGGTCGATGACGATGATCTGGCAATGGATACGTTCACTATTCAGGCCGCTGCGAAAGAGGCCGCAGGCACAGAAACAAACGTGCTACGGAAGATGCTCAAAATCCGCAACTACGTCTACGATCGTCTTTCCTACGGCATCCGGCCCAAAATTGATACGCCTGATGTGGCCTTGGAGCGGGGCATTGGCTCCTGCGGCGAATACGTCGGGGTCTTGCTCGCCCTAGCTCGCCTGAACGGAATTGCCTGTCGCACCATTGGCCGCTACAAATGTCCTCAACATCCTGAATATCGCCATCTGCCCTTAGAGCCAGACTTTAACCATGTGTGGCTAGAGTTTTATGTTCCTGGGATTGGCTGGCTACCGATGGAATCCAATGTCGATGACGTCATCGATCGCGGCCCGTACCCTGAGCGTTTCTTCATGGGCCTATCCTGGTATCACACTGAACTGGGCAAAGGTATCCCCTTTGCAAAAATGAAGGCTGACAACAAGCCAGAAGGTCTTTCCATGGGAGACTTAGCCATCAATCATATTCGCTTTAGGATTTTAGATGAGCTAATTCCTCAGCCTGTTGGCACAGACTCGGGAGTTGAGAGTCGTTGA